The DNA window TTGTCGGAtttcactggatatgttgttgttgttgttaaaactgaattgaatgaatgaaatcacttaGGAATCAAAGCACAGGCTTACACTTCTCACAAGCATCCCTTAGCGATGCAAAAAATTGATCGAGTTATTAATGTGTTTCCTTAACCAAGACATAATAATTCTAATTTGCATGTCTAATCATTACTAATCGTGAAAATTTCTAAAGGAGTAACAAATTGAGTACGTCGCTTAGTACAGCTCGATCTATCGCCACTGTATTATTGATGAAATAATAAAGGATAAATCTCCCCATTAATAGTCAGGACTGAGTAATTAGGTTTAGGAGAACAAGTAATCGACAATGCAATACACTTTAGCCATTTATTTTGACTCGAAAAATAGTTTGATGACTTTATTGTTATAGTAAGTAAAATTTAATGATTTACCGTTATAATTAGAGTCGTCAATATGGGCTAAGTCTGTTGGGCCGGTCTGGCTCAACCCGGGATTTAATAGGGCTGGGCTAAATTTTTTGAAgcccattttaaaaaaaggcttTTTAGCCCGGCCTGAATAAGCCTGCTAATTTGTGGGGCTTAAAAAATATAGGTAGGGCCGGCCCGTGGgccaataaaaattaattaaaaaatataatataatattaaaatttaaaattaaagagatccaaactcaaaaaatctatttaaagttttttaggaAATCACTAAGTATAGAAGTTGCATCCACCATGAAAATGTCCAAACACTTGTTGCTACTCGAAACTGGTTACATGGTTTTTTCTCAAactgataatatatttttgtgtacatttaaatattaggcgaaatggtctgatgAACCCTTGTATTTGTATCTGTTTGTATTCTGAATCCTTCTACTTACACTTTTGTCATCTAGACCCCTGAACCCAtccaaacaaaatattttaaacacaaTTTTTGATGTGGTATGATGCGTGTTGCACAAACACATACACGttggcaaaaaaaataaaattttaatccacGTATGAATATTATATTCCACATACGTACTAAAAGAATAGTCATTGTTTCCAAAAAACCTTGAAGATCTTTACTCATCAGATTattcaaaaacaacaacaacaaaacaattaGACCAAAATAAACACATCACATCAATTCACAAAAATAAGATCTGGGCAAGGACAATCAAAAAACCCCAAATGATCAAAAACCTTCAAAATGATTGAGAAAACACACATATTCCTCCTCTACAGAGAGATCTATGTAGCAAAACTCTCCCTCCACagagaagaaaaatcaaaaggatattcaaaacacaaaagaaaacagGGTTATGCAAAGCTGgccaaatatgaaaaaagggTACACCAAAAAGGAAGTGAATAATTGGAGTAATGGGGTTCCAAGATTGCATATTTTGGACCTCCCCTTTTCTCTCTTTGCCTGGAAAATGATtgtactataatttttttttaatttttttttgcaaatataCAAAGAGACAATGTATATATGGaaatgaagaacaaaaagaagaagaaattcagataaatttatatatttttatggaaaCAGAGGTGTAGAGAGAGAAACTatggaagaagaagatattgaaatgatgaaaaaaattaaatctttgaCCGATGAAGAAGGGAGGCATTGAccattcttgttttctttttttgctactttctttttctagtatttttttttttttttggtaaaatagGGTTTAATCAAGGCTTTGGAGAAATGGTAAAATTGTCATCACGTAATTTATATTAGTCTTATTTGAGTCATGACATTAGCTAAATACTTTTGTCAAGATTAGGTTGACTACATCGAGCTGTCATCATGGAGaccaacaaaaatacaatagaatcacacacacaaaaaaaagatgagtaatcggaggaaaaaaataaaagagaagaaatttgaAGAGACAAGATCGAgaaaaagacaagaaaaaagctcaaatttgtccaacaatGGTATTgagtgaaaataaagaagatgaGATGGTTTTTAAAGGTAAAAATCTGACTGTTACTGCCTTTTTAAGGTGTCTCACGCTCTTGTTTTGTGTGTATCACACGCTCCATGTGGAGTCTTTCCACATAGGATGCCACATCAAAAATTGTGTTTAAAATGTTGTGTTTGGAGGGGTTCaggggtccagatgacaaaagGGTAAGTAGAAAGGTCCAGAATACAAATAGATACAAATACAAGGGTCCACCAAACCATTTCGCATAATTctcaatttagttattttttaatatttaactaattgaaaccGCATATAAATTgcagatgaaaatgaagatgtcAAGACAACATTTCCACAAGTTGATTCAGATatgcttgatgaagatgatcatGAAGTGTTAGATACACCATAGGTTTCATGAAGTGTTAGATACGCCataagtttcatgatttttgaaggagtttattttttatttttttatggttggaatattgtcatattttttgtgttttattgtgataattgcaaaacaattaggttaatatttctatttagatatttatacttttacttgaaaaaagacttgataaatattataaagataattttatttgtggatttgattaataAGTAGTAACagtaacaccatgtaatattgttttgtcgatatttatgataatatttttaaattataatttaatttaataattataaaaaaaaatataacttttaaaaaagtggGCTGGCCCGACAAGTCTGTAGCCCAAGTACTTGTGGGTTGGGCCGATCGTTTTCTGGCCCACACCAAAAATAGGCTAGTCTGGCCTGACCCGTAAAATGTGAAAGCCTGTATGGGTTAGCCTGAATGGGAtgggctagcccatattgacagctctagtTATAATAAGTAAAATTCAACTACCTTATATAACGTGATGAATTTACTATTATAGTGGATATATTAATTGGTAATTATACTTGTAATTAGCCCTAATAAGTGCATCAATGTAACTGAAAGTCCTATAAACTACTGAAGCCATTAGCCCATCTGCCTCCTGCCAATTTCACTCAGCAGAAACTTCAGTTTTCTATATACACAAACATCATGAAGGGATATCGGCGTCTTATACAAAAACTAGGTAATTAATTAATCCCCAGATTGGTCTctgtttattattgttttttgatatttttttcgtGAAAATTGGAAATTCTGTAACAAATAGCGATGGAAGGAACCTCAATTTGCTCGTAATGGAAGAGACAGATCAAATTTCCAATCTGCCAGAGCCAGTTTTGGACCACATTCTGTCTTTCCTTGACATTAAAGATGCTGCGAAAACGAGTACATTGTCAAAGGTTTGGAATAGTATTTGGACTTACCTTTCCTCCTTAGATTTTGGTGATAATTATTTACATAAGTCCAAAAACACTGTGGATCTAATTCTAGCAAATCGGCTAAACCAGAACATCTCTATAAAAAGGTTCAAGGTTAATTTACCAAATTATCGGTTTAAAGCTCTGCATGATTGGATTAAGGTACTTATAACCTGTAATATCAAAGAGTTGTTCATAGATGTAGGCGTATACACTCACAACAAGTTTCCTGAAGCAATTTTTGCTGCCAAATCATTAAATGTGCTTAGCTTACGCGGATTTAAGCTCGAACTACCCTCTGATCATCGCGTTAAGTTTTATTCTCTACGAGAGTTGCACCTCGAGGACTCATTTTTGGACGAGAAATTACTTCAAGCTATATATGCAATTTGTAGTGATTTAGAAGTTTTGTCTTTGAAGAGATTTCATGGATTAATCAGTTTACAAGTTGCGGGAACGTTGCCTAAACTAAGGACAGTAAGGTTGAAATTTTGCCCTCCTAAATTCAAGAAGGTTGATATTGTAGCACCTAATCTTAAAGACCTTTATATTAGTTCTTTTAATCTGGACCTACATGTAATTGAGATAACTGCTTGCAAATCCTTAAAGTGTTTGAAGCTTACTGCTGTGGCTGTCAATGACAAATGGTTAGAGAGACTCCTTCCAAATCTACCGAACCTTGAAGTCATTTATTTAGATCATTGTCAGTCCTTGAACTTCGTGAAGATTTCAAATAGTCGCGTTAAGTTTTTGAAAGTAGTCGCGTGCTCTCATTTGATTGCTGTTGATATGGATGATGCTCCTAACTTATTAAGATTCTCCTATGACATTCGTCATGGAAGAGATGGACTATTGGGCTATTTTGAACCCTCGCCTATATTCAAACTGAAAGCTTCACGATTGCTGGAGGTTATGATCAAATTAATCCCAGATCCTGAAGCTCTTGACACTGATTGGTACTCCAAGCTCACAGAGTCTATTGGTAACTTTAATAAATCCAGGGCTATTACACTAAGTTGCGACTCTGAC is part of the Solanum stenotomum isolate F172 chromosome 8, ASM1918654v1, whole genome shotgun sequence genome and encodes:
- the LOC125873443 gene encoding putative F-box/LRR-repeat protein At3g18150, coding for MEETDQISNLPEPVLDHILSFLDIKDAAKTSTLSKVWNSIWTYLSSLDFGDNYLHKSKNTVDLILANRLNQNISIKRFKVNLPNYRFKALHDWIKVLITCNIKELFIDVGVYTHNKFPEAIFAAKSLNVLSLRGFKLELPSDHRVKFYSLRELHLEDSFLDEKLLQAIYAICSDLEVLSLKRFHGLISLQVAGTLPKLRTVRLKFCPPKFKKVDIVAPNLKDLYISSFNLDLHVIEITACKSLKCLKLTAVAVNDKWLERLLPNLPNLEVIYLDHCQSLNFVKISNSRVKFLKVVACSHLIAVDMDDAPNLLRFSYDIRHGRDGLLGYFEPSPIFKLKASRLLEVMIKLIPDPEALDTDWYSKLTESIGNFNKSRAITLSCDSDKVIIIPKPMRENLVPPLNGTKHIHIKIMDRTNYSIVDVVDSLLWISPQLDTLSVDQGRSIQSLIKFTYRDADDDEDDKPCCASLAWKCWSHELKRVQLQNFTRTELEKLRNYFLKISDTLSIIEDSPECSLLTSPQ